The region CCAGCACAGGGAACCGCCCGCGTCCCCACAGCGCTTTTGGGGGGGCCGGTGCTGTGGGCCCCTTCCCACCGCTCCCATGGCGAGGGACGTCAGGATCACCATCACCCTCCCATttcacagatggggaaactgaggcacgcaAGCTAGACTGCTTcgcagagctctctgcagcactACTGTGATGTTTGGTAAGACGGGCTTGTTGGGGAAAATGCCCCAAACTGTCCTTACAACAGCCCATCGCTGTAAAGACCATCACGCTCCCTGCAGCGGCACAAAACTTAgagataaacaggaaaaaaaaaaaaaaaaaaaagccttaagtAAAGTCTCTGTGACCCAGCGCCAGCCCCGCTGCCTGTTTTGATCCGCTGCCCGTCCCCGTGAGGAGCGTGGAGCTTCCTCCCCTCCGAAGCACTTTGATAAGTGGGGGATgttctcctccccctcctgcaATTTATCCCGTAGAATTTCACACCAGGAAACAGCTTCATTACATCAACAACAGGAAGACCCCACTGATTTGtcacacagaaaaacagctgttAGTCACACATCAAGGGAATAGGGGAGGAAAAAATCCCTCacctttttttgctttaatgttCGCGCCGTTCTTTAATGTTAATCGCTCTGCAGAGGAAAGCGAGCACCCGGCTATTCAATAAGTAACCATCACCCAGTGAGGATCAGTTAATATCTAAgtgtcttccttcttttcctgctaCACGATTGCTTTGGAAAGAAAGATTAATtccaactttaaaaaagaaaacactatttttatcATTGCCAGAAGTCTATAtgggtttaaaaaagaaaaagcacttgcTTGTCGTTTTACATCTTGCAATTTTGTCAGTTGTTTTAAAACATGTCTCCTGTAATAAATAAGATCATTTTTATGCACTTGCGCTGCAGCTAAAAGCGAGGCCTCGGCGCGCGGCGCTGGGGAGAGGTGGGACTGGGGAGACGGGAGCGGGGCAGCGAAACCGCTGACTCGGCAGCTGGAGGGGCTGCGACCGCCTCCGCCTCATCTGCGGGCGCCCGGGGGGAGCATTCACCTCCGAAATCGCAGGTGGACAGCAAGCACCGACGCGCAGACGAACGCTCGGCTTCTCCGAAGCGCCTTGGCGCCACCTCTGCCCCGTCCCCTCGGCAAACGTCCCCTCGCTGAGGTGGGTGACGGTGCCCACCCCCGCGCAGCTCCCGCTTCTGCGGGCGAGGAGGGGTCTCCCCGTTCCCCTTAAACCAGCAGCGATGAAACGGGGAAGGTGTTTATTCCAGGGGACGAGCGCAGCAGAGGGAGAGATGCTGGACGAGTTGCAGTGATTTAAATTCATGTCTTCTCTTATCCCACCACAATTTTCCGCGCAGGCTGCGGCACTCGGGTGCCTCTCTCCTTCTCCGCCCGCGGCGgccggccgccgctccccgcccgctccgcaccccccagctcccccaggacTCGGGGTGCCCGTGCCCGGAGCTGGCGTCTCCCCACGGAAAGCTCGGAGGGCTCGGAGCGACCTTCTGCGTATCCAGAACGTGTCGCAAAGCTGGAGAGGGTATTCCTGCAAAAATAGAGAAGTGGGCAGGTAAAGGAACACACTTGACTCCCCAGGAAAGACACTTTCTTTTGATGCAgttaatatttatgtatttaagtTAATATTTACGTATCTAATGCCGTGCTCTGTATAACGACAGCCTCAGACAGCCATTTCCTAGAAGTCAGGCTTGCTGTCCTACCCCTCGCGAAGGGCACGCGCCCTGCGCAGGCAGCtccgcaggcagggctggggccgAGGGGGTTTCCAGCAGTACCTGCACATCACTCATTTCCTAGTTGGCTTTTTTCTCACTCTTTAAAAAATACCTGGAGCATCGTGTGTGCCTTCCCCTGGAAAGTACCTTTCTGCACCACCCAGAACCAGTGGGACGAGGCCAGAAAGGGGCCCACGGAGCGAGGGGCACCCCCGCGGTGTGTGTCACC is a window of Strix aluco isolate bStrAlu1 chromosome 28, bStrAlu1.hap1, whole genome shotgun sequence DNA encoding:
- the LOC141916082 gene encoding uncharacterized protein LOC141916082 gives rise to the protein MARNGTARLRGSGRAGHGSAGTPGHGLAAAASDRVSLARLCAARLSTLLQRVPQGQHGFHAAFFLSQVRRPPAVGLFFSAAASGSHSASSVLGAVTSRRLFQPSVNPQPPVREYPLQLCDTFWIRRRSLRALRAFRGETPAPGTGTPSPGGAGGCGAGGERRPAAAGGEGERHPSAAACAENCGGIREDMNLNHCNSSSISPSAALVPWNKHLPRFIAAGLRGTGRPLLARRSGSCAGVGTVTHLSEGTFAEGTGQRWRQGASEKPSVRLRVGACCPPAISEVNAPPGRPQMRRRRSQPLQLPSQRFRCPAPVSPVPPLPSAARRGLAFSCSASA